One genomic window of Chloroflexota bacterium includes the following:
- a CDS encoding DnaD domain protein — MERMRGFAGFPAGKLRQVKVPELFFQELLPVIDDLAELKLTLYCFWRLVRQRGEIRYLRRADLFADERLLEALAATGRPAQEALAEAIDRAVARGTLLRIYVRREGHPEEEWLLMNTARSREIVSCIRRGDTTDLEELLASEEVTHLRAERANIFNLYEQNIGLLQPLIADELREAEQTYPPEWIEEAFREAARMNKRSWRYVRAILERWAAEGKDDGIAERDSAEARRRRYIPDEYADLIEH; from the coding sequence GTGGAGCGGATGCGAGGGTTTGCCGGGTTTCCGGCCGGGAAACTGCGCCAGGTCAAGGTCCCGGAGCTGTTCTTTCAGGAGCTGCTGCCGGTCATTGACGACCTGGCGGAGCTGAAGCTGACGCTCTACTGCTTCTGGCGCCTGGTCCGGCAGCGGGGGGAGATTCGCTACCTGCGTCGGGCCGATCTCTTCGCGGATGAGCGGTTGCTGGAGGCGCTGGCTGCGACCGGCCGGCCCGCCCAGGAGGCGCTGGCGGAGGCCATCGACCGGGCGGTGGCCCGGGGCACCCTCCTGCGCATCTACGTGCGGCGTGAGGGCCATCCCGAGGAGGAGTGGCTTCTCATGAACACCGCCCGCAGCCGCGAGATCGTCTCGTGCATCCGGCGCGGCGACACCACCGATCTAGAGGAGCTGCTGGCGTCGGAGGAGGTCACACACCTGCGCGCCGAACGGGCGAACATCTTCAACCTGTACGAGCAGAACATCGGCTTGCTTCAGCCGTTGATCGCGGATGAGCTGAGGGAGGCGGAGCAGACCTATCCGCCCGAGTGGATCGAGGAAGCCTTCCGCGAGGCGGCGCGAATGAACAAGCGCAGCTGGCGATACGTGCGGGCCATCCTGGAGCGGTGGGCCGCCGAGGGGAAGGACGATGGAATCGCTGAACGAGATTCTGCGGAGGCTCGGCGCCGACGTTACATCCCCGACGAATATGCCGACCTCATCGAGCACTGA
- a CDS encoding SH3 domain-containing protein: MHRLLRGSHPLVLIGGLLLSLFLTSCTVDISLNPTPTPSPTPTRKLRPTFTPTPTPELKPTQAPTPTPVPPTPTPTDTPTPLPPAAVPTTNMNVRQGPGTNYPIIGAARADQAYRIIGKNPRGDWWQIDYKGRAGWLYAPLTRPQGNVAEVQIAANIPPPPPPTPTPVPTPTPVPQPAQPQYQWMLVKDSPRPAPQCGTIHFDGQVQYADGSPENGVCVHIAFYGPRNTKCSGCGGVGAGNWSFAPFGNQDPRGVTVEIYIVACPPNLPEYGLTHNPNDPPLTPLSDKFVVTINNKCEVGQWTNIIFRRTR; encoded by the coding sequence ATGCATCGCTTGCTGAGAGGGAGCCATCCCCTTGTCCTGATCGGGGGACTTCTCCTGTCGTTATTCCTGACCTCGTGCACGGTCGATATCAGCCTGAATCCGACGCCCACGCCCTCGCCGACGCCGACGCGCAAGCTGCGCCCCACCTTCACGCCCACGCCCACACCCGAGCTGAAGCCCACCCAGGCGCCGACGCCGACGCCCGTGCCGCCCACGCCCACACCCACGGACACGCCGACGCCCTTGCCGCCGGCTGCCGTCCCCACCACGAACATGAATGTGCGCCAGGGGCCGGGCACCAACTATCCGATCATCGGGGCCGCCCGGGCGGATCAGGCGTATCGCATCATCGGGAAGAATCCGCGCGGCGATTGGTGGCAGATCGATTACAAGGGACGGGCCGGCTGGCTGTACGCCCCGCTGACCCGGCCGCAGGGTAACGTGGCCGAGGTCCAGATCGCGGCCAACATCCCGCCGCCGCCACCGCCGACACCGACCCCGGTGCCAACCCCCACGCCGGTGCCGCAGCCGGCGCAGCCGCAATATCAGTGGATGCTGGTCAAGGACAGCCCTCGACCGGCGCCCCAATGCGGCACCATCCACTTCGATGGCCAGGTCCAATACGCTGATGGATCGCCGGAGAACGGCGTCTGCGTTCACATCGCCTTCTATGGGCCAAGGAACACGAAGTGCTCGGGGTGTGGTGGCGTCGGGGCGGGCAATTGGAGCTTCGCTCCCTTCGGCAACCAGGATCCCAGGGGGGTGACGGTGGAGATCTATATCGTGGCCTGTCCCCCCAATCTGCCGGAGTATGGCTTGACGCATAACCCCAATGATCCGCCGTTGACGCCCCTGTCCGACAAGTTCGTCGTGACCATCAACAACAAATGTGAGGTCGGGCAGTGGACCAACATCATCTTCCGGAGAACGCGGTAA
- a CDS encoding MFS transporter, whose translation MSQAIDGITPGDVGAMRMLWPLGLATALSLMGDATLYAVLPTHAGEAGITLGAIGVVLSVNRFIRLASNGPAGWLYDRLADRRRLFLGALWLGVLSTAIYALSSGLPSLLVGRLMWGIAWSGIWVGGNAIVLQMAPPARRGAWVGVYQLWFFLGAALGYLLGGVLTDAVGYRPALGIGAGVSAVGALTAAMALSARHTRNPQSARIGSWKTVGGRSLLRSLSLATPAMWAAAAAHGINRLVVAGVLSATLGLLVQDRVGGGLHGDGWSIGVATVTGGLLAGRTLVSLVGAPLSGQLSDRSGHRWGLLAWSLVAGAVGIGLLAAPGGLALIVGPLIGAAAGGSIQALATALIGDLSAGERHGRGLGVLYTMGDLGSAIGPLAAYALLPLTGLPAIYLGCAALMLIIAGWAAAMGRQTYTSSGL comes from the coding sequence ATGTCCCAAGCCATAGATGGCATCACGCCCGGCGACGTCGGCGCGATGCGAATGCTTTGGCCGCTCGGCCTGGCCACGGCACTCTCCCTGATGGGGGACGCCACCCTCTACGCGGTGCTGCCCACCCACGCTGGGGAGGCCGGCATCACCCTGGGAGCCATCGGGGTGGTTCTGAGCGTGAACCGCTTCATCCGGCTGGCCTCCAACGGGCCGGCCGGGTGGCTCTACGACCGCCTGGCCGATCGACGGCGGCTCTTTCTGGGCGCGCTGTGGCTGGGCGTGCTGTCCACAGCGATCTATGCGCTGAGCTCGGGATTGCCATCGCTCCTGGTGGGTCGGCTGATGTGGGGTATCGCCTGGTCGGGTATCTGGGTGGGCGGGAACGCCATCGTGTTGCAGATGGCCCCGCCCGCCCGGCGCGGCGCCTGGGTGGGGGTCTATCAGCTATGGTTCTTCCTGGGAGCGGCGCTGGGATACCTCCTGGGAGGCGTGCTGACCGACGCGGTGGGGTACCGCCCGGCGCTGGGAATCGGCGCCGGGGTATCGGCCGTGGGCGCGCTGACGGCGGCCATGGCGCTATCCGCCCGCCACACCCGCAATCCCCAGTCCGCACGCATCGGATCCTGGAAGACGGTCGGGGGACGTTCCCTCCTGCGCAGCCTGTCCCTGGCCACGCCCGCGATGTGGGCAGCCGCGGCCGCTCATGGGATCAACCGCCTGGTGGTCGCAGGCGTCCTGTCCGCCACGTTGGGGCTTCTGGTACAGGATCGCGTGGGGGGCGGCCTACACGGGGATGGGTGGAGCATCGGCGTGGCCACGGTGACGGGCGGGCTGCTGGCAGGGCGCACGCTGGTCAGCCTGGTGGGCGCCCCCCTCTCCGGCCAGCTCTCGGATCGCTCCGGCCACCGCTGGGGATTGCTGGCGTGGAGCCTGGTGGCCGGCGCGGTGGGGATCGGGCTCCTGGCCGCACCGGGCGGCCTCGCCCTGATTGTGGGTCCGCTGATCGGGGCGGCCGCGGGCGGCAGCATCCAGGCCCTGGCAACCGCGTTGATCGGGGATCTATCCGCCGGCGAACGACACGGGCGGGGGCTGGGCGTGCTCTACACCATGGGCGACCTGGGCAGCGCCATCGGTCCCCTGGCCGCGTATGCCCTCCTGCCGCTCACCGGGCTGCCCGCCATCTATCTGGGATGTGCCGCGCTGATGCTGATCATCGCCGGCTGGGCGGCCGCGATGGGACGACAGACCTACACCAGCTCCGGTCTTTAA
- the arsB gene encoding ACR3 family arsenite efflux transporter has protein sequence MKQVAAPGVTIEQREGVFERLSLLDRFLPLWIFLAMVVGVALGAVLPGIKDVFSALSIGTVSLPIALGLLWMMYPVLAKVRYEELGKVAMAWQQFGVSLTLNWVVGPAIMFVLAWAFLPDLPHYRTGLIIVGLARCIAMVLIWNMLAGGDAEYCAVLVALNSIFQILMYSPLAYFYLRLVPGWFGAEGSAVNVGMWEIARSVLIFLGIPLAAGIITRFTLIRQRGREWYETRFMPKLSPTALFGLLFTIVVMFSMQGDRILAQPWDVLRVAIPLVAYFVSMFAVSFAISLWLKFPYELAATQSFTAASNNFELAIAVAVGTFSIASSEALATVIGPLIEVPVLVGLVYVALWLKRALFNTDGTLKRTVVSQDG, from the coding sequence ATGAAACAGGTTGCAGCACCAGGCGTCACAATTGAACAGAGGGAAGGTGTCTTTGAGCGGTTGTCATTGCTCGATCGCTTCCTTCCGTTGTGGATCTTTCTGGCCATGGTTGTTGGCGTGGCGTTAGGAGCGGTCCTGCCTGGCATCAAGGACGTGTTCAGCGCACTCAGCATTGGTACGGTATCTCTTCCCATTGCCCTGGGGCTTCTGTGGATGATGTACCCTGTGTTGGCCAAGGTGCGATATGAGGAGTTAGGGAAGGTGGCTATGGCCTGGCAACAGTTCGGCGTCTCGCTGACATTGAACTGGGTTGTTGGGCCTGCCATCATGTTCGTTTTAGCGTGGGCTTTCCTGCCTGATCTGCCTCACTACCGCACGGGACTCATCATCGTGGGCTTGGCCCGCTGCATCGCCATGGTGCTGATCTGGAATATGTTGGCTGGCGGCGATGCCGAATACTGTGCTGTATTGGTTGCTCTCAACTCTATTTTCCAGATCTTGATGTACAGCCCTCTGGCGTACTTCTATCTGCGGCTGGTGCCGGGATGGTTCGGAGCGGAAGGTTCTGCCGTCAACGTGGGTATGTGGGAGATCGCCCGTAGCGTGTTGATCTTCCTGGGCATCCCACTGGCGGCTGGTATCATCACCCGGTTCACACTGATCCGCCAGCGCGGCCGGGAGTGGTATGAGACGCGATTCATGCCCAAGCTGAGCCCAACGGCGCTCTTCGGCCTCTTGTTCACCATCGTGGTTATGTTCTCCATGCAAGGGGATCGCATTCTTGCCCAACCGTGGGATGTGTTACGGGTGGCCATCCCGCTGGTGGCTTACTTTGTCTCGATGTTTGCTGTCTCCTTTGCGATATCACTGTGGCTTAAGTTCCCCTACGAGCTGGCAGCGACTCAGTCTTTCACCGCGGCGAGCAATAACTTCGAGTTGGCGATCGCGGTGGCGGTGGGTACCTTCTCCATCGCATCGTCAGAGGCGCTGGCGACGGTGATCGGTCCGTTGATCGAGGTCCCGGTCCTGGTTGGACTAGTCTACGTAGCACTGTGGCTTAAAAGAGCCCTTTTCAACACCGATGGCACGCTGAAGCGAACGGTTGTGTCACAAGACGGATAG
- a CDS encoding AEC family transporter translates to MLLKVLWNILVPIFLVAGAGWWGRRRLGIDSRSFSVAAFYILTPSLVFDSLFRIQIAWQDLGRILGFFLAMVATLLILGLLIARILGWERAMTSAFVLTLVLVNNGNYGIPLNRFAFGEVGSQLAVLFYTANAIFANTAGVLIASSGNTDLKLALKGLLRVPMIYATVAAILLRALALEPPLPLMRAVNLLGNAAVPVMMMILGMQLSSIDTRDEMKPAWIATGIRLVLSPLLAVALSGLLGLEGLVRIVGITQWGTPTAVFTAVLATQYDCKPRYVAMVILATTLLSILTMPVLLSWVGKGMLAGM, encoded by the coding sequence GTGCTGCTAAAAGTCCTCTGGAACATCCTGGTCCCGATCTTCCTGGTCGCCGGAGCCGGCTGGTGGGGACGCCGGCGGCTGGGGATCGACAGCCGCTCCTTCTCCGTAGCCGCGTTCTACATCCTGACGCCATCCCTGGTCTTCGACTCCCTGTTCCGGATCCAGATCGCCTGGCAGGACCTGGGGAGGATCCTGGGGTTCTTCCTGGCTATGGTCGCGACACTTCTCATCCTGGGGCTGCTCATCGCCCGGATCCTGGGCTGGGAACGGGCCATGACCAGCGCCTTCGTGCTGACCCTGGTGCTGGTCAACAATGGCAACTACGGGATCCCGCTCAACCGTTTCGCCTTCGGAGAGGTGGGATCGCAGCTCGCCGTCCTGTTCTACACGGCCAACGCCATCTTCGCCAACACGGCGGGGGTGCTCATCGCCTCCAGCGGGAACACCGATCTGAAGCTGGCGCTGAAGGGGTTGCTGCGAGTGCCGATGATCTACGCCACCGTGGCCGCGATCCTGCTGCGCGCCCTGGCGCTGGAGCCGCCGCTGCCCCTCATGCGGGCCGTCAATCTGCTGGGAAACGCGGCCGTCCCCGTCATGATGATGATCCTGGGGATGCAGTTGTCCAGTATAGATACCCGTGATGAGATGAAGCCCGCCTGGATCGCCACCGGCATCCGCCTGGTGCTCTCCCCCCTGCTGGCGGTAGCGCTGTCCGGCCTCCTGGGGCTGGAGGGGCTCGTGCGGATCGTGGGCATCACCCAGTGGGGGACGCCCACAGCGGTGTTCACGGCCGTGCTGGCCACCCAGTACGACTGCAAGCCCCGCTACGTGGCGATGGTGATCCTCGCCACCACGCTGCTGAGCATCCTCACCATGCCCGTGCTCCTCAGCTGGGTGGGAAAGGGGATGCTGGCCGGGATGTAA
- a CDS encoding winged helix-turn-helix transcriptional regulator produces MVSPRYEKAARLFRALAHPARLRILDALRYGEECVCHLEALLGKPQAYVSQQLAVLREAGLVRDRKDGQRVYYAICDERMLSLLEEFLGPRTSPTRLDHCRCPKCQVSVRV; encoded by the coding sequence ATGGTGAGCCCCCGGTACGAGAAGGCTGCTCGCCTGTTCAGGGCGTTGGCGCATCCGGCCCGGCTGCGCATCCTCGATGCGTTGCGCTATGGGGAGGAATGCGTTTGCCATCTGGAAGCGTTGTTGGGCAAGCCACAGGCTTACGTGTCGCAGCAATTGGCCGTGTTGCGAGAGGCCGGATTGGTGCGGGACCGTAAGGATGGGCAGCGGGTGTATTATGCCATCTGTGATGAGCGCATGCTCTCCTTGCTGGAGGAGTTTCTAGGGCCGCGGACATCCCCGACACGGCTTGACCATTGCCGCTGCCCCAAATGCCAGGTTTCAGTGAGAGTGTAG
- a CDS encoding amidohydrolase family protein, with the protein MRDVLLAEDYQPRSELVVPQHHVPRAKFPVVDVHNHLPVWDKRMHGVDLDELVRMMDYLNIATIVNLSGGTGDRLKESVEKLDAAYPGRFVTFCNVDWTDVGRPGWADRATARLEEDVKAGARGLKIFKRLGLQIRDQKGHLVMPDDPRIADLWDKAGELEIPVLIHTADPVAFFRPLDRFNERWDELRRRPEWHFYGPEYPSFEELIDALYRMIETHPGTTFITAHVGCYPENQGFVSRMMDRYPNLYTDISARIAELGRAPYTARAWFLKHSDRILFGTDARPDIPTYQTYFRFLETADEYFEYAPGAPIPPQGRWRIYGVCLPDEVLQGVYQENATRLLKL; encoded by the coding sequence ATGCGCGATGTGCTACTCGCCGAGGACTATCAACCGCGCTCGGAGCTCGTCGTACCTCAGCATCACGTACCTCGGGCGAAATTCCCCGTAGTAGACGTTCACAATCACCTGCCCGTATGGGACAAACGCATGCATGGCGTCGATCTGGACGAACTCGTCCGGATGATGGATTACCTCAACATCGCCACCATCGTGAATCTCAGCGGCGGCACGGGTGACCGGCTGAAGGAGAGCGTGGAGAAGCTCGACGCCGCCTACCCCGGCCGATTCGTCACCTTCTGCAACGTGGACTGGACCGACGTCGGCCGGCCGGGCTGGGCGGACAGAGCGACGGCCCGGCTGGAAGAGGATGTGAAGGCCGGGGCACGGGGGCTGAAGATCTTCAAACGCCTGGGGCTGCAGATCCGGGATCAGAAGGGGCACCTGGTGATGCCCGACGACCCGCGCATCGCCGATCTGTGGGACAAGGCCGGCGAACTCGAGATCCCCGTGCTGATCCACACCGCCGACCCGGTGGCCTTCTTCCGCCCACTGGATCGCTTCAACGAGCGCTGGGATGAGCTCCGCCGCCGTCCCGAGTGGCACTTTTACGGCCCGGAATATCCCTCCTTCGAGGAGCTCATCGACGCACTCTACCGGATGATCGAGACGCACCCCGGCACCACGTTCATCACCGCGCATGTCGGCTGTTATCCCGAAAACCAGGGCTTCGTATCGCGGATGATGGATCGATACCCGAACCTCTATACGGACATCTCGGCCCGCATCGCGGAGCTGGGCCGGGCACCCTACACCGCCCGGGCATGGTTCCTGAAGCACTCTGATCGCATCCTCTTCGGCACGGACGCGCGCCCCGACATCCCGACATATCAGACCTACTTTCGCTTCCTGGAGACGGCGGACGAGTACTTTGAATACGCCCCGGGCGCCCCTATCCCACCCCAGGGCCGCTGGCGGATCTACGGCGTATGCCTGCCGGATGAGGTACTGCAGGGGGTTTACCAGGAGAACGCAACCCGCCTGCTGAAGCTATAG
- a CDS encoding sulfite exporter TauE/SafE family protein has protein sequence MDVTFFIWLLLAGAGVGFINGMFGVGGCFLMVPTMFFLFKGLGVPVDTAMKISLCTNMAVVVPTALSGVLRHAKIRKFSRSHYWNFAIPVGVGSLLGSGLAVFVPGVILKVLFGVLCLIGAWRFMTARPRPVDKMPSIRRSRFWPMGLVGGFIAHFLGIGGGLVYVPALNTILEVPIHQTVALSQATMVIGSSVGALAFVFLGLFRNLTDLPPWSLSYFNLAAWLALVVTSIPMAQVGAIAAHRLSARRLKFLLALLYVYVGLKLIGVFSWLGLPL, from the coding sequence ATGGATGTGACGTTTTTTATCTGGTTACTGCTCGCCGGCGCAGGCGTTGGCTTCATCAACGGCATGTTTGGCGTAGGCGGCTGCTTCCTGATGGTGCCCACGATGTTTTTTCTGTTCAAGGGCTTGGGTGTGCCGGTGGATACGGCGATGAAGATCTCCCTGTGCACCAATATGGCGGTGGTGGTTCCCACCGCCCTGAGCGGTGTGTTGCGCCATGCTAAGATCAGGAAGTTCTCCAGGTCTCACTACTGGAATTTCGCCATCCCGGTGGGAGTCGGTTCACTGTTGGGGAGTGGCCTCGCCGTCTTCGTGCCGGGGGTGATCTTGAAAGTGCTGTTCGGTGTGCTGTGCCTCATTGGAGCATGGCGCTTCATGACGGCCAGGCCGCGTCCGGTCGACAAGATGCCGTCGATAAGACGGAGCAGGTTCTGGCCCATGGGCTTGGTCGGCGGGTTCATCGCCCATTTCCTGGGCATCGGTGGCGGGTTGGTCTATGTGCCGGCGTTGAACACGATCCTGGAGGTGCCGATCCATCAGACCGTGGCTCTTTCCCAGGCGACGATGGTCATTGGGTCCTCAGTGGGCGCGTTGGCGTTTGTGTTTCTTGGCCTGTTCCGGAACCTGACCGATCTTCCGCCGTGGAGCCTGAGCTACTTCAATCTGGCGGCGTGGCTGGCGTTGGTCGTAACCAGTATCCCGATGGCCCAGGTGGGAGCGATCGCGGCCCACAGGTTGAGCGCCAGACGACTGAAGTTCCTGCTGGCGTTACTGTATGTCTATGTGGGCCTGAAGCTGATTGGTGTGTTCTCCTGGCTGGGATTGCCGTTGTGA